A genomic segment from Malus domestica chromosome 05, GDT2T_hap1 encodes:
- the LOC103435237 gene encoding probable zinc transporter 10, which yields MAATKSHLKLIPIIFFILIISILTPKAYSQSDEDECSTENTSSCNDKSGAVPLKIIALVSILVTSMIGVSFPLVTRSIPAFHPDRNLFVIVKCFAGGIILATGFMHVLPDSYAMLQSSCLKENPWHKFPFSGFVAMLSAILTLMVDSMATSIYSRRCRTGVIPDNGETPAPEVDQEMAVVGAGHGHFHAHNHVVDKGENGDSQQLSRYRVVAMVLELGIIVHSVVIGLSLGASNNTCTIKGLVAALCFHQMFEGMGLGGCILQAEYKFMKKAIMVFFFSTTTPFGIAIGMAMTKSYKENSPKSLITVGLLNASSAGLLIYMALVDLLAADFMGPKLQRSIKLQIKSYIAVLLGAGGMSILAKWA from the exons ATGGCTGCCACCAAGTCACATTTGAAGCTCATCCCAATTATTTTCTTCATCCTAATTATCTCCATCCTCACCCCCAAAGCTTATTCACAGTCTGATGAGGACGAGTGCAGCACTGAAAACACCTCCTCCTGCAATGACAAGTCAGGTGCTGTGCCCCTCAAAATCATAGCCCTTGTATCAATTCTAGTCACAAGCATGATTGGAGTGAGCTTCCCTCTTGTCACTCGTTCCATACCAGCCTTCCACCCCGATCGAAACCTCTTCGTGATCGTCAAGTGCTTTGCAGGTGGCATCATTCTTGCCACTGGTTTCATGCACGTTTTGCCTGATTCATATGCCATGTTACAATCTAGTTGTTTAAAAGAAAATCCATGGCACAAGTTCCCTTTTTCTGGCTTTGTGGCTATGTTGTCTGCAATTCTGACTTTAATGGTGGACTCTATGGCCACTAGCATATACAGTAGGAGATGTAGAACTGGAGTTATCCCAGATAATGGTGAAACTCCAGCCCCGGAGGTAGACCAAGAGATGGCTGTGGTGGGTGCTGGGCATGGCCATTTTCATGCACACAACCATGTTGTTGACAAGGGAGAAAACGGAGACTCGCAACAGCTGTCCCGTTATCGTGTTGTTGCCATG GTATTAGAACTGGGTATCATTGTCCATTCAGTTGTTATAGGGCTTTCTCTTGGAGCTTCAAACAACACCTGCACAATTAAAGGTCTTGTAGCTGCGCTTTGCTTTCATCAAATGTTTGAAGGCATGGGTCTTGGCGGTTGCATTCTACAG GCTGAGTACAAGTTCATGAAGAAGGCCATAATGGTGTTCTTCTTCTCAACAACGACCCCATTTGGAATTGCAATTGGAATGGCTATGACAAAATCGTACAAAGAAAATAGTCCAAAGTCACTAATCACAGTAGGACTGCTTAATGCATCATCGGCTGGCCTTCTTATCTACATGGCATTGGTTGATCTTCTTGCTGCCGACTTCATGGGTCCAAAGTTGCAACGCAGCATTAAGCTCCAGATCAAATCTTACATTGCAGTTCTTTTGGGTGCAGGTGGCATGTCTATATTGGCAAAGTGGGCTTAA
- the LOC103435253 gene encoding uncharacterized protein, with amino-acid sequence MFNPLATKAATICLSVFGPGGPFSFDAWKKQQRKSNSSKKDSTSKGGNSNHEALGNEWLQSGRCPIAKSYRAVSSVIPLVAKVLQPPPGMKLKCPPAIVAARAALSQTAFAKNLRPQPLPAKVLVIGSMGMAANVPLGICREHTKKFSLSWFAAVHAAVPFIAILRKSVLMPKSAMAFTIATSVLGQVIGSRAERYRLKAAASKTLPLTIETSVGGVIE; translated from the coding sequence ATGTTTAATCCATTAGCTACAAAGGCAGCTACAATTTGTCTCTCAGTCTTTGGTCCTGGAGGGCCATTCAGTTTCGATGCATGGAAGAAACAGCAAAGGAAATCTAATTCCTCGAAAAAAGATTCTACTTCAAAGGGAGGAAATTCTAATCACGAGGCATTGGGTAATGAGTGGCTGCAATCCGGAAGATGTCCGATAGCAAAGTCATACCGTGCTGTTAGCAGTGTCATTCCACTAGTCGCAAAGGTTTTGCAGCCCCCTCCAGGAATGAAACTCAAGTGCCCGCCAGCAATAGTTGCTGCTCGAGCAGCCCTGTCGCAAACTGCATTTGCAAAGAACCTCCGCCCACAACCCCTTCCGGCAAAAGTACTTGTGATCGGATCAATGGGCATGGCAGCCAATGTTCCTTTAGGGATATGTAGAGAGCACACCAAAAAATTCTCACTATCTTGGTTCGCTGCTGTGCATGCAGCTGTGCCATTCATAGCCATACTTCGGAAATCTGTGCTCATGCCTAAATCAGCCATGGCATTTACCATTGCCACATCAGTACTAGGACAAGTCATTGGCTCCAGAGCAGAGCGGTACCGCCTCAAAGCTGCGGCTTCCAAAACATTGCCTCTGACGATTGAAACCTCCGTTGGTGGTGTGATAGAATGA
- the LOC103419773 gene encoding E3 ubiquitin-protein ligase RSL1, producing MEGQAISGDEVSLNLVREEDEEEFRSCCEDDDEVWKEIEEPVKVEAKDESKDDLDEFSVKMFFKGMSIAGYGDASCGLSGIGVVMERSTNVRAIQVQKRLDFYVEEPVADYLALMDGLMEAVQNKFRRVYAFTDSELLHDQVSHEEKLEVPILIALRQRILEHASNLEAFVLKLVPTVDLERPSKLAQVAIGVVSFPAKGVESLENCSICCDDKPSPMMITMKCSHKFCTHCMRTFVDGKVQSSQVPIRCPQLQCMYYISTAECKSFLPLTSYESLEKSLAEANILHSDRVYCPFPNCSTLLGPLECLSARASSSSQSDNSCVECPVCQRFICVDCGVPWHSSMSCEEFQNLPLEERDAADITLHRLAQNNSWRRCQQCRRMIELTQGCYHMTCWCGHEFCYSCGAEYRDSQQTCQCAFWDEDNNNNTEDLVTQSMQESEQWAWETFNSLPMIMDAYSDQERSQLELIQRFLAGGFSLSDHPPYQSPPRCTDSYVDAMKDLHQLPWLERFVSVISDNYYEEYIQ from the exons ATGGAGGGTCAGGCAATTTCTGGTGATGAGGTTTCATTAAATTTAGTTAGagaggaagacgaagaagagTTTCGGAGCTGTTGTGAAGACGATGATGAAGTTTGGAAGGAGATTGAAGAACCAGTGAAAGTTGAGGCAAAGGATGAGTCAAAAGATGATCTCGATGAATTTTCGGTGAAAATGTTCTTCAAAGGCATGTCCATAGCTGGGTACGGGGACGCCAGTTGTGGGCTTTCTGGAATCGGAGTTGTCATGGAAAGATCAACCAATGTTCGTGCAATTCAGGTGCAGAAAAGGCTTGATTTTTATGTGGAGGAGCCTGTGGCTGACTATTTAGCCCTGATGGATGGTCTAATGGAGGCTGTGCAGAATAAATTCCGTAGGGTGTATGCATTCACAGATTCTGAGCTGTTACATGATCAG GTTTCACATGAGGAGAAACTTGAAGTTCCAATCTTAATAGCACTGAGGCAAAGGATCCTAGAGCATGCCAGTAATCTTGAAGCTTTTGTCCTGAAACTTGTCCCCACTGTAGATCTTGAGCGGCCATCAAAATTAGCTCAAGTGGCAATTGGAGTTGTCTCTTTTCCTGCTAAGGGTGTTGAATCACTTGAAAATTGTTCCATCTGTTGCGATGATAAACCATCCCCAATGATGATCACCATGAAGTGTTCTCATAAGTTCTGCACTCATTGCATGAGGACATTTGTTGATGGGAAGGTACAATCCTCTCAAGTTCCCATCAGATGTCCTCAGCTGCAATGTATGTATTACATCTCCACTGCTGAGTGCAAATCTTTTCTTCCACTCACTTCTTATGAGTCATTGGAGAAATCCCTTGCAGAAGCGAATATTCTCCACTCAGATAGAGTGTACTGcccatttccaaattgttccACCCTGCTTGGTCCCCTTGAATGTTTGTCAGCTAGGGCAAGTTCATCAAGTCAGTCAGATAACAGCTGTGTCGAATGTCCAGTTTGTCAGAGGTTCATATGTGTGGATTGTGGGGTTCCTTGGCATTCTTCTATGAGCTGTGAGGAGTTCCAAAACCTCCCACTGGAAGAGAGAGATGCTGCAGATATTACCTTGCATCGCTTGGCACAAAATAACAGCTGGAGGCGTTGCCAGCAGTGTCGTAGGATGATTGAGCTCACTCAAGGTTGCTACCACATGACGTGCTG GTGTGGGCATGAGTTCTGTTATTCTTGTGGTGCTGAATATCGGGATAGCCAACAGACTTGTCAATGTGCCTTCTGGGATGAAGACAACAATAACAACACAGAAGACTTGGTCACTCAGTCTATGCAAGAATCCGAGCAATGGGCGTGGGAAACATTCAATTCGTTGCCCATGATAATGGATGCGTACTCGGACCAAGAGAGATCACAGCTGGAGCTGATCCAGAGGTTCCTAGCTGGGGGATTCAGTTTAAGCGACCATCCCCCTTACCAGTCCCCACCGCGATGTACAGATTCTTATGTAGATGCTATGAAAGATCTCCATCAGCTTCCTTGGCTCGAGAGGTTTGTGTCCGTGATAAGTGATAACTACTATGAAGAATATATCCAGTGA